In Gadus chalcogrammus isolate NIFS_2021 chromosome 11, NIFS_Gcha_1.0, whole genome shotgun sequence, a single window of DNA contains:
- the rsu1 gene encoding ras suppressor protein 1 has product MSKSLKKIVEESRDKNLPEVDMCDRGISNMLDVPSLFTLSNITQLVLSHNKITAVPANISDLKNLEVLNMFNNQIEELPTQISSLQKLKHLNLGMNRLSGLPRGFGSLPALEVLDLTYNNLNENSLPGNFFYLTTLRALYLSDNDFEALPPDISKLSKLQILSLRDNDLISLPKEIGDLAQLKELHIQGNRLTVLPPELGNLDLTGPKQVFKADHNPWVTPIADQFQLGISHVFEYVRSETYK; this is encoded by the exons ATGTCTAAATCGCTGAAGAAGATAGTGGAGGAGAGTCGGGATAAGAACCTTCCCGAGGTGGATATGTGTGACAGAGGGATTTCTAACATGCTGGACGTCCCATCACTGT tcaCCTTGTCCAACATCACTCAACTCGTTCTCAGCCACAACAAGATTACAG CGGTGCCAGCCAACATCTCGGATCTGAAGAACCTGGAGGTGCTCAACATGTTCAACAACCAGATTGAGGAGCTGCCCACCCAGATCAGCAGCCTACAGAAGCTCAAGCATCTCAACCTGGG caTGAACCGTCTGAGTGGGCTGCCGAGGGGCTTCGGTTCCCTTCCTGCCCTGGAGGTGTTGGACCTCACCTACAATAACCTGAACGAGAACTCCCTGCCTGGGAACTTCTTCTACCtca ccaCTCTCCGTGCGCTCTATCTCAGCGACAACGACTTTGAAGCGCTGCCCCCGGATATCAGCAAGCTGAGCAAGCTCCAGATT tTGAGTCTCAGAGATAACGATCTGATCTCGCTGCCCAAGGAGATCGGGGACCTGGCCCAGCTCAAGGAGCTCCACATCCAGGGCAACAGGCTCACAGTGCTGCCCCCGGAGCTCG gcaaCCTGGATCTGACCGGCCCCAAGCAGGTCTTCAAGGCCGATCACAACCCCTGGGTCACCCCCATCGCCGACCAGTTCCAGCTGGGCATCTCGCATGTCTTCGAGTATGTCCGCTCCGAGACCTACAAGTA A